The following are encoded in a window of Amaranthus tricolor cultivar Red isolate AtriRed21 chromosome 2, ASM2621246v1, whole genome shotgun sequence genomic DNA:
- the LOC130806485 gene encoding transcription termination factor MTERF2, chloroplastic isoform X2: protein MAAERRKRRCFDIRGRKGQDFGNDPGEMIMRAIEIRRKVTLEIFIDVMIRKGKFGITYSKNLGSKLGEFIDLVMIQAAAMKKVPEFSRFSFNARVRKFIEESNVVPLIRWLKHNSLSYPQIGRIICISKGDAQLIRELVEWLKSIHVHGRNIGVVFMRVGENIMRRNIEEMEEIVAYLESKGVRRDWMGYVISRCFELLTFSMEEVKTRVSFYTNMGMNEQDFGTMVYDCPKVLGYYTLEEMKEKVNYLMDFGLSEKDVGRLLAFKPQLMVCGIEERWKPLLKYLYYLGIDRDGMRRMLVIKPMVFCVDLETTIVPKVRFLQDIGIKDDAIGRMLVKFPPLLTYSLYKKIRPVVVFLLTKAGVTQKDIGKVVALAPELLGCSIAHKLDGNVKYFLSLGISLQQLGEMIADFPMLLRYNVELLRPKYRYLRRTMVRPLQDVIEFPRFFSYSLEDKITPRHKILIENRVNFKLRYMLASSDEEFDQRVKAAVERRQRFESGSVAPEASTLSDSEDVATSEAGTSFQSTHLEMAEEDQVLAPKS, encoded by the exons aTGGCTGCCGAAAGAAGAAAACGACGATGCTTCGATATCAGAGGAAGAAAAGGCCAGGATTTTGGAAATGACCCTG GTGAGATGATTATGAGAGCTATTGAGATTAGAAGGAAAGTAACTTTGGAGATATTTATTGATGTTATGATTCGAAAGGGTaaatttggtataacttattcgAAGAATTTGGGTTCAAAATTGGGGGAATTTATTGATTTGGTGATGATTCAAGCTGCTGCTATGAAGAAAGTTCCTGAATTTTCCAGGTTTTCGTTTAATGCTCGTGTTCGAAAGTTTATTGAGGAGTCTAATGTTGTTCCTCTTATAAG GTGGTTGAAACACAATTCATTGTCGTACCCCCAAATTGGTAGAATCATATGCATTTCAAAGGGGGATGCTCAATTGATAAGGGAGCTTGTAGAGTGGTTGAAGTCAATTCATGTCCATGGAAGAAACATTGGAGTTGTGTTCATGAGGGTGGGGGAGAACATTATGAGACGCAATATAGAAGAAATGGAGGAGATCGTTGCGTATCTAGAGAGCAAAGGTGTGAGGAGGGATTGGATGGGTTATGTCATTAGTCGATGCTTTGAATTATTGACATTTAGCATGGAAGAAGTGAAAACTCGTGTAAGTTTTTACACAAACATGGGTATGAATGAGCAAGACTTTGGCACGATGGTTTATGATTGCCCCAAAGTTCTTGGCTATTATACTTTAGAAGAGATGAAGGAAAAG GTAAATTATCTGATGGACTTTGGACTAAGTGAGAAAGACGTTGGAAGACTACTCGCTTTTAAGCCTCAGTTGATGGTATGTGGCATTGAGGAAAGATGGAAACCCCTTCTAAAGTATCTTTACTATCTTGGAATTGACCGAGATGGCATGAGAAGAATGCTCGTCATCAAACCAATGGTGTTCTGTGTGGACCTCGAAACTACTATTGTGCCAAAG GTACGATTTCTACAAGACATAGGTATCAAAGACGACGCTATTGGTCGCATGCTTGTCAAATTTCCTCCACTGCTAACATACAGCCTCTATAAGAAGATCCGTCCAGTG GTTGTGTTCTTATTGACAAAAGCGGGAGTCACACAAAAGGATATAGGGAAGGTGGTAGCTTTGGCACCCGAACTATTAGGATGCAGCATTGCTCATAAGTTGGATGGCAACGTGAAGTATTTTCTGTCGCTTGGGATAAGCCTTCAACAGTTAGGTGAGATGATTGCCGATTTCCCTATGCTTCTACGTTACAATGTCGAACTTCTCCGTCCCAAGTATCGTTACCTGCGAAGGACAATGGTTCGGCCTCTACAGGATGTCATTGAATTTCCAAG GTTTTTTAGCTACTCTTTGGAAGACAAAATTACACCAAGACACAAGATTCTAATAGAGAATCGGGTAAACTTCAAACTCCGGTATATGTTGGCAAGTAGCGATGAAGAGTTTGATCAGCGGGTTAAGGCTGCAGTTGAAAGGCGACAGAGGTTTGAGTCAGGCTCTGTTGCACCTGAAGCTAGTACCCTTAGTGATAGCGAGGACGTTGCAACTTCTGAAGCTGGTACTTCATTTCAGAGTACGCATTTAGAGATGGCGGAGGAGGACCAAGTCCTAGCTCCTAAGTCCTAA
- the LOC130806485 gene encoding transcription termination factor MTERF2, chloroplastic isoform X1, whose amino-acid sequence MLCNTSNSTLFFHLHLTTHHNHRPSYSFITCFSLSASSPSQNPCSETPKPLNLNPNTQQILRTHNSKSSSFLLLDNQNQQQWLPKEENDDASISEEEKARILEMTLVRNRLPQFPGSIYPRSIHVNDVSNSPLNTLLMGDDEGEMIMRAIEIRRKVTLEIFIDVMIRKGKFGITYSKNLGSKLGEFIDLVMIQAAAMKKVPEFSRFSFNARVRKFIEESNVVPLIRWLKHNSLSYPQIGRIICISKGDAQLIRELVEWLKSIHVHGRNIGVVFMRVGENIMRRNIEEMEEIVAYLESKGVRRDWMGYVISRCFELLTFSMEEVKTRVSFYTNMGMNEQDFGTMVYDCPKVLGYYTLEEMKEKVNYLMDFGLSEKDVGRLLAFKPQLMVCGIEERWKPLLKYLYYLGIDRDGMRRMLVIKPMVFCVDLETTIVPKVRFLQDIGIKDDAIGRMLVKFPPLLTYSLYKKIRPVVVFLLTKAGVTQKDIGKVVALAPELLGCSIAHKLDGNVKYFLSLGISLQQLGEMIADFPMLLRYNVELLRPKYRYLRRTMVRPLQDVIEFPRFFSYSLEDKITPRHKILIENRVNFKLRYMLASSDEEFDQRVKAAVERRQRFESGSVAPEASTLSDSEDVATSEAGTSFQSTHLEMAEEDQVLAPKS is encoded by the exons ATGTTATGCAACACCTCCAATTCCACACTCTTCTTCCATCTCCATCTCACAACCCACCATAACCACCGCCCATCCTACTCTTTCATCACTTGTTTTTCCCTCTCCGCTTCTTCACCTTCTCAAAACCCATGTTCCGAAACTCCCAAACCCCTAAATTTAAACCCTAATACCCAACAAATTCTTCGAACCCACAACTCCAAATCCTCCTCATTTCTCCTTCTCgacaatcaaaatcaacaacaaTGGCTGCCGAAAGAAGAAAACGACGATGCTTCGATATCAGAGGAAGAAAAGGCCAGGATTTTGGAAATGACCCTGGTAAGAAATCGTCTTCCTCAATTTCCTGGTTCAATTTATCCACGCTCAATTCATGTAAATGACGTTTCTAACTCTCCATTGAATACCCTTTTGATGGGAGATGATGAAGGTGAGATGATTATGAGAGCTATTGAGATTAGAAGGAAAGTAACTTTGGAGATATTTATTGATGTTATGATTCGAAAGGGTaaatttggtataacttattcgAAGAATTTGGGTTCAAAATTGGGGGAATTTATTGATTTGGTGATGATTCAAGCTGCTGCTATGAAGAAAGTTCCTGAATTTTCCAGGTTTTCGTTTAATGCTCGTGTTCGAAAGTTTATTGAGGAGTCTAATGTTGTTCCTCTTATAAG GTGGTTGAAACACAATTCATTGTCGTACCCCCAAATTGGTAGAATCATATGCATTTCAAAGGGGGATGCTCAATTGATAAGGGAGCTTGTAGAGTGGTTGAAGTCAATTCATGTCCATGGAAGAAACATTGGAGTTGTGTTCATGAGGGTGGGGGAGAACATTATGAGACGCAATATAGAAGAAATGGAGGAGATCGTTGCGTATCTAGAGAGCAAAGGTGTGAGGAGGGATTGGATGGGTTATGTCATTAGTCGATGCTTTGAATTATTGACATTTAGCATGGAAGAAGTGAAAACTCGTGTAAGTTTTTACACAAACATGGGTATGAATGAGCAAGACTTTGGCACGATGGTTTATGATTGCCCCAAAGTTCTTGGCTATTATACTTTAGAAGAGATGAAGGAAAAG GTAAATTATCTGATGGACTTTGGACTAAGTGAGAAAGACGTTGGAAGACTACTCGCTTTTAAGCCTCAGTTGATGGTATGTGGCATTGAGGAAAGATGGAAACCCCTTCTAAAGTATCTTTACTATCTTGGAATTGACCGAGATGGCATGAGAAGAATGCTCGTCATCAAACCAATGGTGTTCTGTGTGGACCTCGAAACTACTATTGTGCCAAAG GTACGATTTCTACAAGACATAGGTATCAAAGACGACGCTATTGGTCGCATGCTTGTCAAATTTCCTCCACTGCTAACATACAGCCTCTATAAGAAGATCCGTCCAGTG GTTGTGTTCTTATTGACAAAAGCGGGAGTCACACAAAAGGATATAGGGAAGGTGGTAGCTTTGGCACCCGAACTATTAGGATGCAGCATTGCTCATAAGTTGGATGGCAACGTGAAGTATTTTCTGTCGCTTGGGATAAGCCTTCAACAGTTAGGTGAGATGATTGCCGATTTCCCTATGCTTCTACGTTACAATGTCGAACTTCTCCGTCCCAAGTATCGTTACCTGCGAAGGACAATGGTTCGGCCTCTACAGGATGTCATTGAATTTCCAAG GTTTTTTAGCTACTCTTTGGAAGACAAAATTACACCAAGACACAAGATTCTAATAGAGAATCGGGTAAACTTCAAACTCCGGTATATGTTGGCAAGTAGCGATGAAGAGTTTGATCAGCGGGTTAAGGCTGCAGTTGAAAGGCGACAGAGGTTTGAGTCAGGCTCTGTTGCACCTGAAGCTAGTACCCTTAGTGATAGCGAGGACGTTGCAACTTCTGAAGCTGGTACTTCATTTCAGAGTACGCATTTAGAGATGGCGGAGGAGGACCAAGTCCTAGCTCCTAAGTCCTAA
- the LOC130806484 gene encoding glycine-rich RNA-binding protein-like, which translates to MAEVEYRCFVGGLAWATDDHSLSQAFSEFGEVIDSKVINDRETGRSRGFGFVTFQSKEGLDAAIEGMNGKTLDGRQVTVNEAQSRSGGGGGFRNGGSGGYGGGRREGGGGYGGGNRGYGGGGGDRYSRGNSDREWRN; encoded by the exons ATGGCGGAAGTTGAGTACAGATGCTTCGTAGGCGGTCTCGCTTGGGCCACCGATGACCACTCCTTGTCACAAGCTTTCTCAGAGTTCGGAGAAGTCATTGATTCGAAG GTAATTAACGACAGAGAAACAGGCAGATCTAGAGGATTTGGATTTGTCACATTTCAATCCAAAGAAGGTCTGGATGCTGCCATTGAAGGCATGAACGGTAAAACACTTGACGGACGTCAAGTCACCGTTAATGAAGCCCAATCTCGCAGTGGAGGAGGCGGTGGATTCCGTAATGGAGGTAGTGGAGGTTACGGCGGTGGACGTCGCGAAGGTGGAGGTGGCTACGGTGGAGGTAACCGTGGATATGGTGGTGGAGGTGGTGACCGTTACTCTCGTGGCAACTCCGATAGAGAATGGAGAAATTAG